The Fundulus heteroclitus isolate FHET01 unplaced genomic scaffold, MU-UCD_Fhet_4.1 scaffold_463, whole genome shotgun sequence genomic sequence CCTTGAGCCTGTCCCACAGTGTGACATAAGACTACAGATTTAGAGCCATGAGAAAAAATTTCGCCATGATTTTCCTACAGTTGTCGTCTTGCGTCTGTGATGGCCCAAATTGCAAAGTGTTTTCATTAGATAAGTGTAATTCCTGAAAATTTGGGAACCAGATGGATCACATGGGAGGGATGTTATACAGTGATGTTTGAACATTGGGTATTATGGTAGTGCTGGTACCTCCAAATCAGAGGTTTGCTGGCAATGTTTGATCAGCTCCGTGGCGCTGTTGAGTCTGTTCTTGATGAACTCCATGGACTCTTTCTGAGCATCTGTGATCTTGCTGACCTGGGACCTCAGAACAGAGTGTTTGGCCTTGATAGACTTCAGATTTTCCAGCATCACAGTCACATCTTCCTGCAAACACATTGTCTATCATTAGCCCAACTGTAATTATTATAACATATTAATCTCCTCTACATTGTTGTACATAACTGGCCCATTTCAAGGTCCTCACTGTTTTTCATTCAATTGGTCAATTAATACACACAAAACACTATTGCATGTTTCAAAGGAATGTTTGCACAAGCTAGTAGGCGTGTGCTTTTTTAATGCCCTTTGGAACTTGTGACCTACAGttgcttgcaaaagtattcatacccctttccacattttttcccattacaaccacaaacataaatatattttattggaatcttatttgaaaggccaacacaaagtggtttacaattgtgaagtagaaagaaaattatacatgatttaaaacatcttttcaaataaaaaattttttttactacttttgCAGTGTGCAAAAGTAGTCAGCCCCCCTTTCTCTGAGTCCAACCAAATGCCTTCAGAAGTTTCCTGATGGTTGCTAATGATGAATGAATAGAGTCCACTTGTGTGTAATCTAAcctcagtacaaatacagctCCTCTGTgatggcctcagaggttggttaagagaatattggggaccaaacaacatgatgaagtccaaggaacacatACCAAGTTCGCATGGACAGTAGagacttccctttaacaggaagaaacctttaGCACAATCCGGCTCTGTGTGAGTGACCATCTGCCATGCCTGACTGGGGTTTTGAAGAAACAAAGCAGGCAtatgaaaaggaaaaaggtAATGACAGTAATAGCTCCAGCAGTTGCTTTTTCTAAGAAAGAAACACAGATAAGCTCTGAGCATGTTTTCATTTCTAGAGGATGAAAGCGAGAACATACAGGTAGTTACAGAAAAAGCAAAGGCATTTTCTATGTCTAGGAGAAAGACAGATTTAAACAGTGAAAAACAGGTCAAGTGAATCATTTATAGAAGGAGAACATGAAGTTGTTTGCAGCAGAAACCCAACCGATGCCCCTCTCCATTGTGGCCGATCTTTTCTATGAGAGAACAACACCTAACTTGTTTAGTTATGTactttatttttcagactattaGTCGCCCCCAGAATATAActcacatcagtcaaaaaatgtgtcataaagagaaaaaaaaaacataagttgCACCGGAATATAAGTCACAtgtatttagaaatttatttaaaaataataaaagactaaaaactgacatttaatatGGTATGGCAATGTTTTCAATTACACAACTGAATCCACAATAAGCTGAATAACAtagaacatacctgggaggttgaatggggtGAATTAGCCTAACAAGCCAGCAACCCCAACTGGCAAGTTACCAGCGTGACGGGCCAtcacgctgaaagttgtcaaaattatgcTGTAATTAGACCATGAGCGTAACGGTGCAACGTGTTAGGCTAGTAGTGCGACACggttgtttgtttgtatgtttgagagcaacatagaaagtCAGTAAAACTCTTGAACGTACCAGTGAAGTGGTAATCTGGCTGCATGCGGCTCTTTGATCCCTCTGATGCAgctcagctttttaaaaataattacagtgtcatgttttggacatatttggcccacatgcagaacacacttgGGAGACTGAgagcagtttaagatgtttattttacaaacacagAACGAGCAAGGTAGAACGCGGAGTATCAGGTGGGGTCTGCGCCTAAAGAGAGGCGGGGGCCGGGACACGTTCAGTatgaggagagaggagaggagttAGGCAGCCCACAGTGGGCGAGTAAGGTGACTAGAGGACCGTGAGCTTACCACAGAGCACGGGGACCGGGCCGGGGGGGAGTGGAGCGGAGGAAAGGAACTCAGCGCAGTGTTGTCGTGATGGAGACCGGTGACTGAGCGACAGGAGGGCGGCAGGTGGAACTAGGGTGGGATCCAAGCAGCGCCAGTGGGAACGGTGGTTCGAggacagctggaggaaccaggggaatCAGGTACGGCCTCAGCCCGACTTGGTACGACCAAGGGAGCACAAGGATGGTTCCAGAGTAGAATCCAGCTACTGGAGAGCACTGGTTTGATTTGGGAGATG encodes the following:
- the ska2 gene encoding spindle and kinetochore-associated protein 2, whose product is MSMVFNMEPTVEKLESMFLKSEADLEYIQRRLKLDFINSAAKSGCPAEEDVTVMLENLKSIKAKHSVLRSQVSKITDAQKESMEFIKNRLNSATELIKHCQQTSDLEV